Proteins encoded within one genomic window of Amorphoplanes friuliensis DSM 7358:
- a CDS encoding elongation factor G, giving the protein MSVRTLNLGILAHVDAGKTSLTERLLFAHGAVATLGSVDAGDTTTDSGALERERGITIRSAVASFALGDLRVNLIDTPGHPDFIAEVERALAVLDGAVLVLSAVEGVQAQTRVLMRSLRRLHIPTLIFVNKIDRRGARPVALAADIRTKLGAGVVTMNAVHDPGTPDARTVAHNWHAAAAETLANHNDDLLARLIDNTTPSRPEVHDHLVAQTAAGLVHPVFFGSATTGEGTEELSTGIATLLRPPCADSAGDEPGGLVFAIERGPGGAKVAYLRLFRGVLRERQRVVFRRGADEQIRGRVTTIDIVGGGRGDLTAGSIGRVHGLAGVRVGDRLGADTAGVAAQFAPPGLESLVTAEPGEEARLHAALITLADEDPLIRTRVVPGGGISVLLYGAVQREVLADRLARDFGLTASFGEIRPVYFERVVGVGEHVVAFDPRRDNDFWATVGLRVEPGAIGSGLRFVRDVQWGAVPQAFHRATEEAVRKTVEQGLHGWEVVDCTVTVVRTGYKAPSSTAAAFRSLTPVVLLRALREAGTRVCEPCQAFEVEIPAETLNAVLGRLAALEAEVTGTAERGQAWTVTGHLPARLLHDLAAALPGLTHGEGALWSGPGPDRPLRGPAPQRPRLDGNPLNYEEYLRFLSSHLPVTADS; this is encoded by the coding sequence TTGTCAGTCCGTACCCTGAATCTCGGCATCCTGGCGCACGTCGACGCCGGTAAGACCAGCCTCACCGAGCGCCTGCTCTTCGCGCACGGTGCCGTCGCCACGCTGGGCAGCGTCGACGCCGGTGACACGACCACCGACAGCGGTGCGCTCGAACGCGAGCGCGGCATCACGATCCGTTCCGCGGTGGCGTCGTTCGCGCTCGGCGACCTGCGCGTCAACCTGATCGACACCCCGGGCCACCCGGACTTCATCGCCGAGGTGGAACGCGCCCTGGCCGTCCTCGACGGTGCCGTGCTCGTGCTCTCGGCCGTCGAAGGCGTCCAAGCGCAGACCCGGGTCCTGATGCGCTCTCTGCGCCGCCTGCACATCCCCACACTGATCTTCGTCAACAAGATCGACCGAAGGGGTGCTCGGCCGGTTGCCCTCGCAGCGGACATTCGCACCAAGCTCGGCGCGGGTGTCGTCACCATGAACGCCGTCCATGACCCCGGCACCCCGGACGCCCGAACCGTGGCCCACAACTGGCACGCCGCCGCGGCCGAAACCCTCGCGAACCACAACGACGATCTCCTCGCGCGGCTGATCGACAACACCACACCCTCCCGGCCCGAAGTGCATGACCACCTCGTCGCGCAGACCGCCGCCGGGCTGGTGCACCCGGTCTTCTTCGGCTCAGCCACCACCGGCGAAGGCACAGAAGAACTCTCCACCGGCATCGCCACCCTGCTCCGCCCGCCCTGCGCCGACTCGGCCGGCGACGAACCGGGTGGGCTGGTGTTTGCGATCGAGCGCGGCCCGGGTGGTGCCAAGGTCGCCTACCTGCGTCTGTTCCGGGGGGTGCTGCGGGAGCGGCAGCGAGTCGTCTTCCGGCGCGGCGCCGACGAGCAGATTCGTGGGCGCGTGACCACGATCGACATCGTCGGCGGCGGGCGGGGGGATCTCACCGCCGGCAGTATCGGGCGGGTTCACGGGCTGGCCGGTGTGCGGGTCGGTGACCGCCTCGGTGCGGACACTGCCGGGGTGGCCGCCCAGTTCGCCCCGCCGGGTCTGGAGTCGTTGGTCACCGCCGAGCCGGGGGAGGAGGCGCGTCTGCATGCCGCTCTGATCACGCTTGCGGATGAGGATCCATTGATCCGTACCCGGGTGGTTCCGGGCGGGGGCATCTCGGTGCTGCTCTACGGCGCTGTTCAGCGTGAGGTTCTGGCCGACCGCCTCGCCCGGGACTTCGGTCTGACGGCGAGTTTCGGGGAGATCCGGCCTGTCTACTTCGAACGGGTCGTCGGCGTCGGTGAGCACGTCGTCGCCTTCGATCCGCGGCGGGACAACGATTTCTGGGCGACCGTCGGGCTGCGGGTCGAGCCGGGTGCGATCGGTTCGGGGCTGCGTTTTGTGCGGGACGTGCAGTGGGGTGCTGTCCCGCAGGCGTTCCACCGGGCGACCGAGGAGGCCGTGCGGAAGACCGTCGAGCAGGGCCTTCACGGCTGGGAGGTCGTCGACTGCACGGTCACCGTGGTCCGTACCGGGTACAAGGCGCCGTCCTCGACGGCGGCGGCGTTCCGGAGCCTGACCCCAGTGGTTCTGCTGCGCGCGCTTCGGGAGGCCGGGACCCGGGTGTGCGAGCCGTGCCAGGCGTTCGAGGTGGAGATCCCGGCGGAGACCCTGAACGCCGTCCTCGGCCGCCTCGCGGCGCTGGAGGCCGAGGTCACCGGCACCGCCGAGCGTGGACAGGCCTGGACCGTCACGGGTCACCTGCCGGCGCGGCTCCTGCACGATCTCGCCGCGGCGCTGCCGGGCCTGACCCACGGCGAGGGTGCACTGTGGAGCGGGCCGGGCCCGGACCGGCCGCTGCGCGGACCCGCACCGCAACGGCCACGGCTCGACGGCAATCCCCTGAACTACGAGGAGTATCTGCGGTTCCTCAGCTCACACCTGCCGGTGACGGCTGACAGCTGA
- a CDS encoding GNAT family N-acetyltransferase has protein sequence MEHLDNPVWAALTGPQAALADRYDRSARFPDEISMFAGLEDPLDPAAWRDLGALAGPGGEVLVAVPALAPPDGWVLTGGASGVQMVGTEVEGAPDPEAVVLTEADIPEILDLVGRTRPGPFRKRTSDLGTYLGIRREGALVAMAGERLRVPGHTEISAVCTDPAFRGAGLAARLIRAVTANVRERGDTPFLHAASVNTGAIRVYERLGFTLRMPIEFAAYQVPAEGVSPRR, from the coding sequence GTGGAACATCTCGACAATCCGGTGTGGGCCGCGCTGACCGGGCCGCAGGCCGCCCTGGCCGACCGGTACGACCGCAGTGCCCGTTTCCCCGATGAGATCAGCATGTTCGCCGGGCTGGAGGATCCGCTCGATCCAGCCGCTTGGCGGGATCTGGGCGCCCTGGCCGGGCCCGGTGGTGAGGTGCTGGTGGCCGTGCCGGCCCTCGCGCCGCCCGACGGCTGGGTTCTCACCGGTGGCGCCTCGGGTGTGCAGATGGTCGGGACGGAGGTTGAGGGGGCGCCGGATCCGGAGGCGGTGGTGCTGACCGAGGCGGACATCCCGGAGATCCTCGATCTGGTCGGGCGCACCCGGCCCGGGCCGTTCCGGAAGAGGACCAGCGACCTCGGCACCTATCTCGGCATCCGCCGTGAGGGCGCGCTGGTCGCGATGGCCGGCGAGCGGCTGCGGGTGCCCGGCCACACGGAGATCTCGGCGGTCTGCACCGATCCCGCCTTCCGGGGCGCCGGACTGGCCGCCCGCCTGATCAGGGCCGTCACCGCGAACGTGCGCGAACGCGGTGACACGCCCTTCCTGCACGCCGCCTCGGTCAACACCGGCGCGATCCGTGTTTACGAGCGGCTGGGTTTCACGCTGCGGATGCCGATCGAGTTCGCCGCCTATCAGGTGCCCGCGGAGGGTGTCAGCCCTCGACGATGA
- a CDS encoding nuclear transport factor 2 family protein: MTRLLMGVFNERDEQRRVAEAAEIFAEDVVFIEPDGRYVGRDAIESKARALLDASPGFVYKPVGPPRESGGELGLQSWQVGPEGGEPVVHGIDVALVRDGVIQTLHTFIVEG; encoded by the coding sequence ATGACCCGTCTGCTGATGGGTGTGTTCAACGAGCGCGACGAGCAGCGCCGCGTCGCGGAGGCTGCCGAGATCTTCGCCGAGGACGTCGTTTTCATCGAGCCCGACGGCCGCTACGTCGGGCGTGACGCCATCGAGAGCAAGGCCCGCGCCCTGCTGGACGCCTCACCCGGCTTCGTCTACAAGCCGGTCGGCCCGCCGCGCGAGAGCGGCGGCGAGCTCGGCCTCCAGTCGTGGCAGGTCGGCCCGGAGGGCGGCGAGCCGGTCGTGCACGGCATCGACGTGGCCCTCGTCCGCGACGGCGTGATCCAGACCCTGCACACCTTCATCGTCGAGGGCTGA
- a CDS encoding acyl-CoA dehydrogenase family protein: MTVIDSHEAALAAAAQVAAALAPGVVQRDRDGAATVPAEALAALDGSGLLALTVPSADGGPALGPLTLAEVTRIIAAVDPAIAQVPQAHYLLVDVLALHAGPEVRRRLFTEVLAGRRIGNALAERGGKHAQDLSTRIKDGRLTGRKFYSTGALTSAWIAVSALDDTGRLVLAFVPRDAPGVTVDTDWDVMGQRATISGTTTFEDVPAELVIDYAGAFEVPQQLGARAQLVHAAIEVGIAEGALRDTRAYLQEKARPSTEAVRAGASVAADDPHVLHRYGRTATRVRAASALLREAAGVLDEVGLVPADAAAAARGSLAVAAAKAFASEVAVETASELFAMCGTSSTAAKYDLDRHWRNARTHSVHDPVDWKYHHLAAWELSGTLPPNHGQL, from the coding sequence GTGACCGTCATCGACTCGCACGAAGCCGCTCTCGCCGCCGCGGCGCAGGTCGCCGCGGCCCTCGCACCCGGTGTCGTCCAGCGCGACCGGGACGGCGCCGCGACCGTGCCTGCCGAGGCCCTCGCCGCCCTCGACGGCTCCGGGCTGCTGGCCCTCACCGTGCCGTCCGCCGACGGCGGCCCGGCGCTCGGACCGCTGACCCTGGCCGAGGTCACCCGCATCATCGCCGCGGTCGACCCGGCCATCGCCCAGGTTCCGCAGGCGCACTACCTGCTGGTCGACGTCCTGGCGCTGCATGCCGGGCCGGAGGTCCGGCGGCGGCTGTTCACCGAGGTCCTCGCCGGCCGCCGGATCGGCAACGCCCTGGCCGAGCGCGGTGGGAAGCACGCCCAGGACCTCTCGACGCGGATCAAGGACGGCCGGCTCACCGGCCGCAAGTTCTACAGCACCGGCGCGCTGACCTCGGCCTGGATCGCGGTGAGCGCCCTCGACGACACCGGCCGCCTGGTCCTGGCCTTCGTGCCCCGCGACGCCCCCGGTGTGACGGTCGACACCGACTGGGACGTCATGGGCCAGCGCGCCACGATCAGCGGCACGACCACCTTCGAGGACGTCCCCGCCGAGCTGGTCATCGACTACGCGGGTGCGTTCGAGGTGCCCCAGCAGCTCGGTGCGCGCGCCCAGCTCGTGCACGCGGCCATCGAGGTCGGCATCGCCGAGGGCGCCCTGCGCGACACCCGTGCCTACCTCCAGGAGAAGGCCCGCCCCTCCACCGAGGCGGTCCGGGCCGGCGCGTCCGTCGCGGCCGACGACCCCCACGTCCTCCATCGGTACGGCCGCACGGCGACCCGCGTCCGAGCGGCGTCCGCCCTGCTCCGCGAGGCAGCGGGTGTCCTCGACGAGGTCGGCCTGGTCCCCGCCGACGCCGCGGCCGCCGCCCGGGGATCGCTGGCCGTCGCGGCGGCGAAGGCCTTCGCCAGCGAGGTCGCCGTCGAGACGGCCTCGGAGCTGTTCGCGATGTGCGGCACCAGCTCGACCGCCGCGAAATACGACCTGGACCGCCACTGGCGTAATGCGCGCACCCACAGCGTCCACGACCCGGTCGACTGGAAATATCACCACCTGGCGGCCTGGGAGCTCTCCGGCACCCTGCCGCCCAACCACGGCCAGCTCTAG
- a CDS encoding permease — translation MTEEPPQPGRRFGSVELLAVLLVLLVVFRNPLAALISDPRLQTWTTVFVSVLVQAVPFLVFGVVLSAVIAVFVPRSFWARALPKHPALAVPAAGLAGVVLPGCECGSVPIAGSLIRRGVTPAAALAFLLAAPAINPIVLTATAVAFPNNPEMVVARGGASLVVAVAMGWLWLKLGKTEWIKLPPRPHEDGSRLKAFVSACRHDVMHAGGFLVVGAAAAATINVVVPESWLQRLADNPVLSIIALAVLAVLLSICSEADAFVAASLSQFSLTSRLVFLVVGPMVDLKLIAMQTGMFGRRFAVRFAPATFAAAVLVGTGVGMVLL, via the coding sequence GTGACGGAAGAGCCCCCGCAGCCCGGCCGCCGGTTCGGCTCGGTCGAGTTGCTCGCGGTCCTGCTCGTGCTGCTGGTCGTCTTCCGCAACCCGCTCGCGGCGCTGATCTCCGATCCCCGGCTGCAGACGTGGACCACGGTTTTTGTCTCGGTGCTGGTGCAGGCCGTGCCGTTCCTGGTCTTCGGTGTGGTGCTCTCCGCCGTCATCGCCGTTTTTGTGCCGCGGTCGTTCTGGGCGCGGGCGCTGCCGAAACACCCGGCCCTGGCCGTCCCGGCCGCGGGACTCGCCGGTGTGGTGCTGCCCGGCTGCGAGTGCGGCAGCGTGCCGATCGCCGGCTCGCTGATCCGCCGCGGGGTCACGCCGGCCGCCGCGCTCGCGTTCCTGCTGGCCGCGCCCGCGATCAACCCGATCGTGCTGACCGCGACCGCCGTCGCTTTCCCCAACAACCCCGAGATGGTCGTGGCCCGGGGTGGCGCCAGCCTGGTGGTCGCGGTGGCGATGGGCTGGCTCTGGCTCAAGCTGGGCAAGACCGAGTGGATCAAGCTGCCGCCGCGGCCGCACGAGGACGGCTCGCGCCTCAAGGCGTTCGTGTCGGCCTGCCGCCACGACGTCATGCACGCCGGCGGCTTCCTGGTGGTCGGGGCCGCGGCCGCCGCCACGATCAACGTCGTGGTCCCCGAGTCCTGGCTGCAACGACTGGCGGACAACCCGGTGCTGTCGATCATCGCGCTCGCGGTGCTGGCCGTGCTCCTGTCGATCTGCAGCGAGGCGGACGCGTTCGTCGCCGCGTCGTTGTCGCAGTTCTCGCTGACCTCGCGGCTGGTCTTCCTGGTCGTCGGTCCGATGGTCGACCTCAAGCTGATCGCCATGCAGACCGGCATGTTCGGCCGCCGGTTCGCCGTCCGCTTCGCTCCCGCGACCTTCGCGGCGGCGGTCCTGGTCGGCACGGGCGTCGGGATGGTGCTGCTGTGA
- a CDS encoding TIGR03943 family putative permease subunit: MNKQAQAVIMLLFGGAILKASLSDLYLRYVKEALQPFLIGAGILLVAAAVLTLWYDLRGRAATDDGHGHHHEPRVGWLLLLPVLGLLLVAPPALGSYAAGQAGTVLTAPGSDSDYPALPAGDPVDVGLLDYASRAVFDGGRSLTGRTLRLTGFVTPGPDGEPMLARMVMSCCAADGRPIKVGLDGDSRVTAAPDTWVQVTGAWTTRTAKDPVNQAEVPYLQVTGWQEITAPKQQYE, translated from the coding sequence GTGAACAAACAGGCCCAAGCCGTGATCATGCTGCTCTTCGGCGGCGCGATCCTCAAGGCGAGCCTCTCCGATCTCTACCTGCGCTACGTCAAGGAGGCCCTCCAGCCCTTCCTGATCGGCGCCGGCATCCTGCTGGTCGCGGCCGCGGTCCTGACCCTCTGGTACGACCTGAGAGGCCGAGCCGCCACCGACGACGGCCACGGGCACCACCACGAGCCCCGGGTCGGCTGGCTGCTCCTGCTGCCCGTGCTGGGCCTGCTGCTGGTCGCGCCGCCGGCCCTGGGCTCGTACGCCGCCGGTCAGGCCGGCACGGTGCTGACCGCGCCCGGCTCGGACTCGGACTATCCCGCGCTGCCCGCCGGTGACCCGGTCGACGTCGGGCTGCTCGACTACGCCTCCCGCGCGGTCTTCGACGGCGGGCGCAGCCTGACCGGCCGCACGCTGCGGCTGACCGGCTTCGTCACACCCGGCCCGGACGGCGAGCCAATGCTGGCCCGCATGGTGATGTCCTGCTGCGCCGCCGACGGCCGCCCGATCAAGGTCGGCCTCGACGGCGACAGCCGCGTCACCGCCGCACCCGACACCTGGGTGCAGGTCACCGGCGCCTGGACGACCCGGACCGCCAAGGACCCGGTCAACCAGGCCGAGGTCCCCTATCTCCAGGTCACCGGCTGGCAGGAGATCACCGCGCCGAAGCAGCAGTACGAGTGA